The following coding sequences are from one Triticum aestivum cultivar Chinese Spring chromosome 5A, IWGSC CS RefSeq v2.1, whole genome shotgun sequence window:
- the LOC123105472 gene encoding succinate dehydrogenase assembly factor 2, mitochondrial, whose amino-acid sequence MAATLLRRALQLRRALPSPASLRTLLPAASSRLLSVTASTQQNTAGTAIDLSNDESRRRLVNSLMYRSKQRGFLELDLVLGTWVEQHVRSMDEANIRSLLQILDLENPDLWKWLTGQEQPPETVNSNPVFAAIKSKVTDNLSKHSSPETRSAPGQPWVRGWDDKDKRGLDGPKYGNQ is encoded by the exons ATGGCGGCCACGCTCCTCCGCCGGGCGCTCCAGCTCCGCCGCGCCCTCCCCTCTCCAGCTTCCTTGCGcaccctcctccccgcggcctccAGCCGCCTCCTCTCCGTCACCGCCTCCACCCAGCAGAACACCGCCGGCACCGCCATCGACCTCTCCAACGACGAGAGCCGCCGCCGCCTAGTCAACAG tcTGATGTACAGGAGCAAGCAGAGGGGCTTCCTGGAGCTGGACCTGGTGCTCGGGACCTGGGTGGAGCAGCACGTCCGCTCCATGGACGAGGCCAACATCCGCTCCCTGCTCCAGATCCTCGACCTC GAGAACCCAGACTTGTGGAAATGGCTTACTGGTCAAGAGCAACCGCCAGAGACTGTAAACTCTAATCCT GTATTTGCTGCCATTAAGTCGAAGGTGACGGATAACCTGAGCAAGCACTCTTCCCCAGAGACCCGGTCAGCGCCTGGCCAGCCTTGGGTGAGAGGGTGGGATGACAAGGACAAGAGGGGTCTGGATGGACCCAAGTACGGAAACCAGTGA